GATATTAAAGAGGTACTGAAAACCTTAAAGGAAAGGGCTTTTGAGTTTAAGGATACTCTGATGATAGGTAGGTCTCACGGCATTCATGGTGAACCTATCAGTTTTGGCTTTGTTCTTGCACTTTGGTATGCTGAGATGAAACGTAACCTAAAGAGAATGGAAGAGGCAAAAGAGATTATCTCATACGGCAAGATATCAGGTTCTATGGGAACATTTGCCAATGTGCCGATTGAAGTCGAAGAGTATGCATGTAAAAAGCTCGGGCTTAAGCCAGCTCCAGTTTCAAGTCAGATAATTCAGCGTGATAGATACGCTCAATACATGACGACTCTTGCTATTATCGCTTCAACGATAGAGAAGATAGCAACCCAGATAAGGCACTATCAGAGAACAGAAGTTAGAGAAGCTGAAGAGTTTTTTCACAAAGGACAGAAGGGTTCTTCTTCCATGCCACATAAGAGAAACCCTGTGTTGAGTGAGAATTTATGTGGTCTTTCAAGGCTTGTTAGGTCAAACAGTATTGCTGCCCTTGAGAATGTCGCTTTGTGGCATGAAAGGGATATAAGCCACTCGTCGAACGAGAGAATAATTTTGCCAGACTCGAACATAGCGCTTGATTTTATGCTTTTTAGACTCAATAATGTGTTAAAAAATCTTGTAATTTACAAAGACAATATGATTAAAAACCTGAACTTGACAAGGGGTGTTATATACTCACAAAGGATAATGTTAAGACTTGTTGAAAAAGGTGCAGATAAGATTGAAGCATACGAAGCCGTGCAGAAGAATGCTATGGATTCGTGGGAAAATGAGAAGGATTTTAAAGAGTTGATTGCTAATGATAGTTTCGTTAAAAAATATTTAACTTCTTCTGACATAGATGAGTGCTTTAATCCACGCTATTACATAAGGAGAATGAATGATATATTCAAAAGAGTTTTTGACGATTAATTTTTAATTTAGTAAAATTTTATCCAACAATTAAATTTTAAAGCTTGAATGGAAGGGGAACTAAGTTAGAGTTATGGAAAAAATAAGAAATTTTTTAGATAAACTTGCTGATGGCATTGTTTTGTTTGATAGAAACGGCAAGGTTGAGTTTGTTAATAGAGCTGTAAAAGATGTGTTTGGTCTTGAAAAAGAAAGTGATGTCAGGTCTATTTTAAAAAGCGATGATAAGGATATATTTTTTAAAAATGTGATAAAGCTGCTTGATAAGGGTAAAGAGTATTCCAATTTTATGAGATTTGTTAATAAGGAAGGGAATTTGGTTTTCTGTTGGCTTAATGCGTTTTGTTATGAGAATAAGTATGTATTTGAGATATTTGACCTTACACCTGTTGAGAATAGGACAACAACAATATCTGATTCAAGTTATATAAAGATACTAAAATATATGTCTGAAGGTATCTCACACTCTATAAGGAACCCAATAATGTCGGCAGGTGGTATGTTATCACGCATCAAGGCTAAACTTCAGAAAGACAATGAAAAAGATAAGCTCATTCAATATATTGAAGTTGTAGAGAAGAGCCTTTACAGGATTATCAGTATAATAGCAAACCTTGAAGTTGTGAGCAATTCTTTGCCTGTTGAGCTTGAAAGGGTTGAGGTTGGTGAAGTTGTAATGGACTTGAAGAAGAACTATGAAG
This genomic stretch from Hippea alviniae EP5-r harbors:
- the purB gene encoding adenylosuccinate lyase, producing MIRRYTREEMGKLWTEEAKFSRWLEVEIAVCEGWEHIGAIPKGTADKIRKNAKFDINRIDEIEKTTRHDVVAFLENVKESLGEEGDYLHFGITSSDTIDTAMALALKRSAEILIDDIKEVLKTLKERAFEFKDTLMIGRSHGIHGEPISFGFVLALWYAEMKRNLKRMEEAKEIISYGKISGSMGTFANVPIEVEEYACKKLGLKPAPVSSQIIQRDRYAQYMTTLAIIASTIEKIATQIRHYQRTEVREAEEFFHKGQKGSSSMPHKRNPVLSENLCGLSRLVRSNSIAALENVALWHERDISHSSNERIILPDSNIALDFMLFRLNNVLKNLVIYKDNMIKNLNLTRGVIYSQRIMLRLVEKGADKIEAYEAVQKNAMDSWENEKDFKELIANDSFVKKYLTSSDIDECFNPRYYIRRMNDIFKRVFDD
- a CDS encoding sensor histidine kinase, giving the protein MEKIRNFLDKLADGIVLFDRNGKVEFVNRAVKDVFGLEKESDVRSILKSDDKDIFFKNVIKLLDKGKEYSNFMRFVNKEGNLVFCWLNAFCYENKYVFEIFDLTPVENRTTTISDSSYIKILKYMSEGISHSIRNPIMSAGGMLSRIKAKLQKDNEKDKLIQYIEVVEKSLYRIISIIANLEVVSNSLPVELERVEVGEVVMDLKKNYEDKLEFVIEERDKVFVYINKMHLSFIIDEILKNALDATEGMNNPKVIVRISREGKNAVISIKDNGRGIDEDELPLTTIPFYSTKPSNMGIGLSLAKFLIEGYAGNITLKSEKGEGTEVVIVIPVEKRADIRIKELND